From Streptomyces cyaneogriseus subsp. noncyanogenus, the proteins below share one genomic window:
- a CDS encoding sugar phosphate isomerase/epimerase family protein, translating to MPAPLDRIRVGSAPDSWGVWFPDDPRQVPWDRFLDEVAEAGYAWIELGPYGYLPTDPARLGDEVSRRGLRVSAGTVFTGLHRGPAVWDGTWEQVARVAALTQAMGAGHLVVIPSFWRDDKTAELLEPPELTREQWSHLTRGMERLGHRVRESYGLDIVVHPHADTHLDTEEHVERFLDSTDPGLVRLCLDTGHYAYCGGDSVKLIETYGERIGYLHLKQVDPEILAEVRAQAIPFGPAVRRGVMCEPPSGVPDLAPVLTAAQNLGVDLFAIVEQDMYPCPPDKPLPIAVRTRRFLRSCGA from the coding sequence ATGCCCGCACCCCTCGACCGCATCCGCGTCGGCTCCGCCCCCGACTCCTGGGGCGTCTGGTTCCCCGACGACCCCCGGCAGGTGCCCTGGGACCGCTTCCTCGACGAGGTCGCCGAAGCCGGCTACGCCTGGATCGAGCTCGGCCCGTACGGCTACCTCCCGACCGATCCCGCCCGGCTCGGCGACGAGGTGAGCCGGCGCGGCCTGCGGGTGTCGGCGGGCACGGTCTTCACCGGTCTGCACCGCGGCCCGGCCGTCTGGGACGGCACCTGGGAGCAGGTCGCCCGGGTCGCGGCCCTCACCCAGGCGATGGGGGCGGGGCACCTCGTCGTCATCCCGTCCTTCTGGCGCGACGACAAGACCGCCGAACTCCTGGAGCCGCCGGAGCTGACGCGCGAGCAGTGGTCCCACCTGACCCGGGGCATGGAGCGGCTCGGCCACCGGGTCAGGGAGAGCTACGGCCTGGACATCGTCGTCCACCCGCACGCCGACACCCACCTGGACACCGAGGAGCACGTCGAACGCTTCCTCGACTCCACCGACCCCGGCCTGGTCCGGCTCTGCCTGGACACCGGCCACTACGCCTACTGCGGCGGCGACAGCGTCAAGCTGATCGAGACCTACGGCGAACGCATCGGCTACCTGCACCTCAAACAGGTCGACCCCGAGATCCTCGCCGAGGTGCGCGCCCAGGCCATCCCGTTCGGGCCGGCCGTACGGCGCGGGGTGATGTGCGAACCGCCCTCCGGGGTGCCGGACCTGGCCCCGGTCCTGACCGCCGCCCAGAACCTGGGCGTCGACCTCTTCGCCATCGTCGAGCAGGACATGTATCCCTGCCCGCCGGACAAGCCCCTGCCCATCGCGGTGCGCACCCGCAGGTTCCTGCGCTCCTGCGGCGCCTGA
- a CDS encoding VOC family protein, which translates to MAVRLNPYLNFDGDAREAMEFYRDVFGGTLTLSTYGEFGQPDAPDADKIMHGMLEAPGGLTLMGADAPPGTAHTPGGAFSVSLSGDDAAALRGYWEKLSAGGAVAVPLERQMWGDVFGMCTDRFGTPWMVDITEPAA; encoded by the coding sequence ATGGCCGTGCGCCTCAATCCGTACCTCAACTTCGACGGCGACGCCCGGGAGGCGATGGAGTTCTACCGGGACGTCTTCGGCGGCACCCTGACGCTCAGCACCTACGGGGAGTTCGGGCAGCCGGACGCCCCGGACGCCGACAAGATCATGCACGGCATGCTGGAAGCCCCCGGCGGCCTCACCCTGATGGGCGCCGACGCCCCGCCCGGCACCGCGCACACACCGGGCGGCGCCTTCTCGGTCAGCCTCAGCGGCGACGACGCCGCCGCACTGCGCGGCTACTGGGAGAAGCTGTCGGCCGGCGGCGCGGTGGCCGTGCCGCTGGAGCGGCAGATGTGGGGCGACGTCTTCGGCATGTGCACCGACCGCTTCGGCACCCCCTGGATGGTCGACATCACCGAACCGGCGGCCTGA
- a CDS encoding Gfo/Idh/MocA family protein — translation MVEALGVAVVGFGWMGRVHARAYARVRHHYPLLPLRPELVTVAEEVPGRAEEAAAQFGFASATRDWREVAADPRVRAVSVTAPNFLHREVGVAMAEAGKHLWVEKPVGLTARDARAVADAAARAGVQGAVGFNYRAAPAVETARDLVAAGEIGAVTHVRIRLFSDYAAHPESALTWRYERERGGSGVLGDLASHGADLARFLIGPITAVTADTAVFVPERARPAAATAGHARAPGGAPGRVENEDYVGCLLRFACGARGVLEASRVAVGEQNSYGFEVHGTRGAVSWDFRRMNELGVCRGTAYQDQPVSTVFVGPADGEFAAFQPGAANAMGYDDLKVIEAYRFLRSIAEGTPHGATLRDAVRSAVVLEAMARSARHGTWVTVEEP, via the coding sequence ATGGTGGAAGCGCTCGGTGTCGCCGTCGTCGGGTTCGGCTGGATGGGCCGGGTGCACGCCCGGGCCTACGCCCGGGTCCGGCACCACTACCCGCTGCTGCCCCTGCGCCCGGAGCTGGTGACCGTCGCCGAGGAGGTGCCGGGGCGGGCCGAGGAGGCCGCCGCGCAGTTCGGGTTCGCCTCGGCCACCCGCGACTGGCGTGAGGTGGCCGCCGACCCGCGGGTGCGGGCGGTCAGCGTCACCGCCCCGAACTTCCTGCACCGTGAGGTCGGCGTGGCGATGGCCGAGGCCGGAAAGCACCTCTGGGTCGAGAAGCCGGTGGGCCTGACCGCGCGGGACGCCCGCGCGGTGGCCGACGCGGCCGCGCGGGCCGGCGTCCAGGGCGCCGTCGGCTTCAACTACCGGGCCGCGCCCGCGGTCGAGACGGCCCGGGACCTCGTCGCGGCCGGGGAGATCGGCGCCGTGACGCATGTGCGCATCCGCCTGTTCAGCGACTACGCCGCCCATCCGGAGTCCGCCCTGACCTGGCGGTACGAGCGTGAGCGCGGCGGCAGCGGGGTGCTCGGCGACCTGGCCTCGCACGGCGCCGACCTGGCCCGGTTCCTGATCGGCCCCATCACGGCCGTCACCGCCGACACGGCCGTCTTCGTGCCCGAGCGGGCGCGCCCGGCCGCGGCCACCGCCGGCCACGCCCGGGCCCCGGGCGGTGCGCCCGGCCGGGTCGAGAACGAGGACTACGTCGGCTGCCTGCTCCGCTTCGCCTGCGGCGCACGCGGCGTGCTGGAGGCCAGCCGGGTGGCGGTCGGCGAGCAGAACAGCTACGGCTTCGAGGTGCACGGCACCCGGGGCGCGGTGTCCTGGGACTTCCGGCGGATGAACGAACTGGGCGTCTGCCGCGGCACCGCCTACCAGGACCAGCCGGTCAGCACGGTCTTCGTCGGCCCCGCGGACGGCGAGTTCGCCGCCTTCCAGCCGGGTGCCGCCAACGCCATGGGCTACGACGACCTGAAGGTGATCGAGGCGTACCGCTTTCTGCGCTCCATCGCGGAGGGAACCCCGCACGGGGCGACGCTGCGGGACGCCGTGCGCAGCGCGGTCGTGCTGGAGGCGATGGCGCGGTCGGCGCGGCACGGCACCTGGGTCACCGTGGAGGAGCCGTAG
- a CDS encoding GNAT family N-acetyltransferase: protein MYAISLGDDGAELRPLEPWRAEEFLAHIDRGREYIGQFIALPDAVTDLESSRAYLRSYAEKAAADAGGIHGIWRDGELVGGVLLRTMDLGQGTAEAGCWLEPSAVGRGLVTRAARVLIDWAVRERGVHRVEWQVAAANQASIAVARRLGMRKDGVLRESYVYRGKRHDIEIWSVLAAEWRAAGQGS from the coding sequence ATGTACGCGATATCCCTGGGGGACGACGGTGCTGAGCTGCGCCCGCTGGAGCCGTGGCGGGCCGAGGAGTTCCTGGCCCACATCGACCGGGGGCGGGAGTACATCGGGCAGTTCATCGCGCTGCCGGACGCCGTCACCGACCTGGAGTCCAGCCGTGCCTACCTCCGGTCGTACGCGGAGAAGGCGGCGGCCGACGCCGGGGGGATCCACGGCATCTGGAGGGACGGCGAACTGGTCGGCGGGGTGCTGCTCCGGACGATGGACCTGGGGCAGGGCACGGCGGAGGCGGGCTGCTGGCTGGAGCCGTCGGCGGTGGGCCGGGGGCTGGTGACGCGGGCGGCGCGCGTTCTGATCGACTGGGCCGTGCGGGAGCGGGGCGTCCACCGCGTGGAGTGGCAGGTGGCGGCGGCGAACCAGGCGAGCATCGCGGTGGCCCGGCGGCTCGGGATGCGCAAGGACGGCGTGCTGCGGGAGAGCTACGTGTACCGGGGCAAGCGGCACGACATCGAGATCTGGTCGGTGCTCGCCGCCGAGTGGCGGGCGGCCGGGCAGGGCTCCTGA
- a CDS encoding GntR family transcriptional regulator, which translates to MPEQARPSTGEQAKRHALAQLRQAILRGEMAPAQRLVENELAEQFGVTRASIRAALIDLEAQGLVERIRNRGSRVRVVTVEEAVAITECRMVLEGLCAAKAAVAASDEQLDELTALGEAMSKAVAGGEPLAYSDLNHELHTRIREFSGQRTAVELLERLNAQLVRHRFQLALLPGRPQQSLNEHLAMIEAIRARDPQAAEAAVRAHLTCVIEALRD; encoded by the coding sequence ATGCCGGAACAAGCCCGTCCGAGCACCGGAGAGCAGGCCAAGCGGCATGCGCTCGCGCAGTTGCGGCAGGCGATCCTGCGCGGCGAGATGGCGCCGGCCCAGCGGCTGGTGGAGAACGAGCTCGCCGAGCAGTTCGGTGTGACACGGGCCAGCATCCGGGCCGCGCTGATCGATCTGGAGGCGCAGGGTCTGGTCGAGCGGATCCGCAACCGCGGTTCGCGGGTGCGGGTGGTGACCGTGGAGGAAGCGGTCGCCATCACCGAGTGCCGCATGGTCCTCGAAGGGCTGTGCGCGGCCAAGGCGGCCGTCGCGGCCAGCGACGAGCAACTGGACGAACTGACCGCACTGGGCGAGGCGATGAGCAAGGCGGTGGCCGGCGGCGAGCCGTTGGCCTACTCCGACCTCAACCACGAACTGCACACCCGGATCCGGGAGTTCTCCGGCCAGCGGACGGCCGTGGAGCTGCTGGAACGGCTCAACGCCCAACTGGTGCGCCACCGTTTCCAGTTGGCGCTGCTCCCCGGGCGTCCCCAGCAATCCCTGAACGAGCACCTGGCCATGATCGAGGCGATCAGGGCCAGGGACCCGCAGGCGGCCGAAGCGGCCGTCCGCGCCCATCTCACCTGCGTGATCGAGGCGCTGCGCGACTGA